One Candidatus Thermoplasmatota archaeon DNA segment encodes these proteins:
- a CDS encoding deoxyhypusine synthase family protein, translating to MKREDLLNRPVISIDLEKVTSVKDLVESFKFSSIQARNIAKCAQVYENMLTDKARPTIFLGLSGPLIAGGLRKVIADMIEYGIVDVIVTIGAIPYQDFYNARGYKHYIGSTNIDDVMLRDFYIDRIYDTFVDERKFQETDLEIGRFAAKLEQRSYSSREFLELLGKEVKDSNSIIGAAVKHNVPIFCPTIHDSSIGIGLTEYYAQQKRKGKNCLSIDLIRDNWEIVQIKIKSKKTGVIYIGGGVPKNYIQQTAVIGEVLGYKPKGHDYAFQITTDSPQWGGLSGCTLEEAQSWGKIAKNAKKACAYVEATVALPLIVGYILQKGLQKNRERLKFYWDGVELKKIAKY from the coding sequence ATGAAAAGAGAAGATTTGCTCAATCGGCCAGTTATATCAATAGACCTTGAAAAAGTGACGTCAGTTAAAGATTTAGTAGAAAGTTTTAAATTTTCATCAATTCAAGCTAGAAATATTGCTAAATGCGCGCAAGTATACGAAAATATGCTGACTGACAAAGCTCGTCCCACCATATTTTTGGGTCTATCAGGACCTTTAATAGCAGGTGGTCTGAGAAAAGTTATTGCCGATATGATTGAGTATGGTATTGTAGATGTAATTGTAACTATTGGCGCAATACCTTATCAAGATTTTTACAATGCTCGAGGCTATAAGCATTACATAGGCAGTACGAATATAGACGATGTTATGCTGAGAGATTTTTATATCGATAGAATTTACGACACTTTTGTAGATGAAAGAAAGTTTCAAGAGACTGATTTAGAAATAGGTAGATTCGCAGCCAAGTTAGAGCAAAGAAGTTATTCTTCAAGAGAATTTTTGGAATTGTTAGGTAAAGAAGTCAAAGATTCTAACTCAATTATAGGGGCTGCTGTCAAACATAATGTACCAATCTTCTGCCCTACAATTCACGATAGCTCTATAGGAATAGGCCTGACTGAGTATTATGCACAACAAAAAAGAAAAGGCAAAAATTGCCTATCCATTGATTTGATAAGAGATAACTGGGAAATTGTACAGATAAAAATTAAATCCAAAAAGACAGGCGTAATTTATATTGGTGGAGGAGTTCCTAAAAACTACATTCAGCAGACCGCTGTTATAGGAGAAGTTTTAGGCTATAAACCGAAAGGTCACGATTATGCTTTCCAAATAACTACAGATTCTCCGCAGTGGGGTGGTCTTTCAGGCTGTACTTTAGAAGAGGCTCAATCTTGGGGTAAAATTGCAAAGAACGCAAAGAAGGCTTGCGCTTACGTAGAAGCTACAGTTGCACTACCTTTAATCGTTGGCTATATACTGCAGAAAGGCTTGCAGAAGAATAGAGAAAGGCTGAAGTTTTATTGGGATGGTGTGGAGCTAAAAAAGATAGCGAAATATTAA
- the endA gene encoding tRNA-intron lyase, which produces MPGELIKDYVLIRDEKEASRIYNKGYYGEVQSGGSLKLALIEATFLAELGRIEVFKSSQKLELKDLVLYATELYKGFEIKYTVYRDFRQRGYVIKGFKEIEGIDFEAYPRGGAPNKTKSKFLLAAISERTKFKIEELTKLLENAKRARKQLLLGIVDEEGDLTYYRVAKVEPKSKVEFQKPSKVAEATFLKDRSIVWNSAQAEELLKTEFYGKSLGKALQLSLTETSYLLEKDLLEVKDAKTMKPLTFDTLFNKSKKLQPGFELSFKAYKDMKKRGLLVKTGFKYGTHFRVYDDLPDKVHARYLAHAVPQDYISTWPEISRAVRLAHGVKKEILFARVGEKVEYLRLGRVRP; this is translated from the coding sequence ATGCCTGGCGAACTAATAAAGGATTACGTGCTGATTCGAGACGAAAAAGAAGCAAGTAGAATTTATAATAAAGGTTATTATGGCGAAGTCCAATCAGGCGGAAGCTTAAAATTAGCTCTTATTGAAGCTACATTTCTTGCAGAGCTAGGTAGAATAGAAGTATTTAAAAGCAGTCAAAAATTAGAATTAAAAGATTTAGTCTTATACGCTACCGAGCTATACAAAGGCTTCGAAATTAAGTACACAGTTTATAGAGATTTTCGCCAGCGTGGATATGTAATTAAAGGCTTTAAAGAAATCGAGGGAATAGATTTCGAAGCTTATCCTCGTGGAGGCGCACCTAACAAAACCAAATCCAAGTTTTTGCTTGCTGCAATTTCAGAGCGCACCAAATTCAAAATAGAAGAGCTAACCAAACTTCTTGAAAATGCTAAAAGAGCAAGAAAGCAATTGTTGCTAGGAATTGTAGATGAAGAAGGTGATTTAACATATTACAGAGTTGCAAAAGTGGAGCCTAAATCCAAAGTAGAATTTCAAAAGCCTAGCAAAGTAGCGGAAGCTACTTTTCTTAAAGACCGCAGCATTGTCTGGAACAGCGCTCAAGCTGAAGAATTGCTGAAGACCGAATTTTACGGTAAGTCTTTAGGCAAAGCTCTACAACTTTCACTCACAGAGACTAGTTATCTTTTAGAAAAAGACTTGCTTGAAGTTAAAGATGCAAAAACAATGAAGCCTCTGACTTTTGATACTCTCTTTAATAAATCTAAAAAACTCCAGCCCGGCTTCGAGTTGAGCTTTAAAGCTTATAAAGATATGAAGAAGCGCGGTCTACTTGTAAAAACTGGGTTCAAGTACGGAACCCATTTTAGAGTTTACGACGATTTACCAGATAAAGTGCATGCCAGATATTTAGCGCATGCAGTCCCACAAGACTACATTTCTACATGGCCTGAGATAAGTAGAGCTGTAAGGCTGGCGCACGGAGTAAAAAAAGAAATATTGTTTGCAAGAGTTGGTGAGAAAGTGGAATATCTCAGGCTTGGAAGAGTAAGACCTTAA
- the gmhB gene encoding D-glycero-beta-D-manno-heptose 1,7-bisphosphate 7-phosphatase yields MKKSKAIFLDRDGVINRNRADYVKNWQEFVFLPNAKEAIKLLTDKNFKIIIVTNQSAVGREIITEEQLQEIHRKMVKELEKAGGKIEKIYYCPHAPWDNCKCRKPKPGMLLKASQELGIDLKKAFFIGDDKKDLEAGKAVGCKTLIVNEKEDVLAVVKKILQLTKK; encoded by the coding sequence ATGAAAAAGAGTAAAGCAATATTTCTCGATCGCGACGGCGTAATAAATAGAAACAGAGCTGATTATGTGAAAAATTGGCAGGAATTTGTTTTTCTGCCTAACGCAAAAGAAGCAATTAAACTGCTAACGGACAAAAATTTTAAGATAATAATTGTTACAAATCAATCTGCTGTTGGTAGAGAAATAATAACTGAAGAGCAATTACAAGAAATTCACAGGAAAATGGTTAAGGAGCTTGAAAAGGCTGGCGGGAAAATAGAAAAAATCTATTACTGTCCTCATGCGCCATGGGACAATTGCAAGTGTAGGAAGCCTAAACCTGGAATGCTTTTAAAAGCCTCTCAAGAGCTTGGAATTGATTTAAAAAAAGCTTTTTTTATAGGAGATGACAAAAAAGATTTAGAGGCTGGTAAAGCAGTTGGATGCAAAACTTTAATTGTAAATGAAAAAGAAGATGTTTTAGCAGTAGTAAAGAAAATTTTACAATTGACGAAAAAATAA
- a CDS encoding transposase zinc-binding domain-containing protein: protein MTISQIVNISLPIKIGWLKGSKYKVRDIFLDNHNWDRYWYNHRNDLRDVVIEEVQKMLSCKGGDRGCFICWCDRCKEAHPVPLGCNSRLCSECGKRYTDDWAWRLSKAMFDVPHRHFVMSIPEKLWLVVREHRELLKVLMDAAITA from the coding sequence ATGACAATTTCGCAAATAGTGAATATATCTCTGCCTATAAAAATTGGTTGGCTTAAAGGCTCTAAGTACAAAGTAAGAGATATCTTTTTGGATAATCACAATTGGGATAGGTATTGGTACAACCATCGCAATGACCTTCGTGACGTTGTTATAGAAGAAGTGCAGAAGATGCTGTCTTGCAAAGGAGGAGATAGAGGCTGTTTTATATGCTGGTGTGATCGCTGTAAGGAAGCTCATCCGGTGCCTTTAGGCTGTAACAGCAGGTTATGTTCTGAATGTGGAAAGAGATATACCGATGATTGGGCTTGGAGATTAAGCAAAGCTATGTTTGACGTGCCTCATAGGCACTTTGTGATGAGTATTCCTGAGAAGCTCTGGCTTGTAGTAAGAGAGCATAGAGAGCTTCTTAAAGTACTTATGGATGCAGCGATTACAGCTA